One window of the Cryptomeria japonica chromosome 7, Sugi_1.0, whole genome shotgun sequence genome contains the following:
- the LOC131068976 gene encoding replication protein A 70 kDa DNA-binding subunit C-like: MALVEGIPMHLWTGAIGLCMDVEQEKGNVPDILWEDGRQVPEGPSSGIVPLAPNFSMDVVDDTILADLAKEAKTQEYAPTPFAIQSINAGDDLPSTLLQVLSFQKMQNNTDDTERHKLVLSDGTYMQLAVLPSKYDTLIDSDILKIGTIVQLSSYTCRYIWNTRTIVILSLEVKQSDCPFFGKPNKWTIKGRVTHKRPIKTYSTATKNGHVFSFDIVDCESCEIRVTCFDEIAQLHSNRVDEGSHYIISKGSIKEANARYNKLNSHLEIILFDASRLKCCSNKEQADQQRPLFTPISELFHLTNNTLVDIIGLVLYVGDIIPIHRNDGSQILKRVVKINDLSSSTIDINLWGPMAEQKGLELKNMLTNDSVVILALCNAHVGYFNGKFINIIAATTLHINPTFPEAEPLTLRGKEPLLIVPFIAETIHIDGKYTRMTISSICERMSIKPETI; the protein is encoded by the exons atggCCTTGGTAGAAGGAATTCCTATGCATCTTTGGACTGGGGCTATAGGTTTGTGTATGGATGTGGAGCAGGAGAAAGGGAATGTCCCAGACATCTTGTGGGAGGATGGGAGGCAGGTTCCCGAGGGGCCTTCTAGTGGTATTGTCCCTTTGGCACCAAATTTTTCTATGGATGTAGTTGATGATACCATTTTGGCTGACTTGGCTAAGGAG gcaaaaacccAAGAGTATGCCCCTACCccttttgcaattcaatctatcaatgctggGGATGACCTTCCTTCAACATTGCTACAAGTTTTGTCATTTCAGAAAATGCAAAACAACACAGATGATACTGAAAGACATAAATTAGTGTTAtctgatggcacatacatgcagtTGGCAGTCTTGCCTTCTAAATATGATACTCTGATAGATTCAGATATTCTAAAAATAGGCACAATAGTCCAGTTATCGAGTTATACATGCCgatacatatggaacacaag GACTATTGTAATACTTAGTCTGGAAGTGAAACAAAGTGATTGCCCATTCTTTGGTAAACCA AATAAATGGACAATCAAAGGGAGAGTTACTCATAAACGCCCTATTAAGACATATAGCACAGCCACAAAAAATGGCCATgtgtttagctttgacattgttgaCTGTGAGAGCTGTGAAATTAGAGTCACATGCTTTGATGAAATAGCTCAGTTACACTCTAACCGTGTGGACGAAGGTTCACATTATATTATCTCAAAGGGATCCATTAAGGAGGCAAATGCGAGGTACAACAAACTAAATAGTCATTTAGAAATCATCTTGTTTGATGCATCCAGACTAAAATGTTGTAGCAACAAAGAACAAGCAGATCAACAACGTCCTCTTTTCACGCCCATTAGTGAATTGTTTCATCTAACAAATAACACGTTGGTTGACATAATTGGCCTTGTTTTATACgttggagatatcattccaatACACAGGAATGATGGCAGTCAAATATTGAAACGTGTTGTGAAAATTAATGATCTATCTAgttcaacaattgacatcaacctaTGGGGTCCAATGGCAGAACAAAAAGGCCTagaattgaaaaatatgttaacCAATGATAGTGTGGTTATCCTTGCTTTGTGTAATGCTCATGTTGGCTATTTCAATGGGAAGTTTATAAACATAATAGCTGCAACCACATTACATATCAACCCAACTTTTCCAGAAGCAGAACCTCTAACATTAAGAGGAAAGGAGCCTTTGCTTATTGTACCCTTTATTGCAgaaactatccacatagatggGAAATATACTAGAATGACTATTTCTTCAATCTGTGAGAGGATGAGTATCAAACCAGAAACAATTTAG